Within Crassostrea angulata isolate pt1a10 chromosome 2, ASM2561291v2, whole genome shotgun sequence, the genomic segment aaactactgattaatattaatataaatacttctttaaaaaaatggacATGCCAATATAATTATCTTAGATAAGTTAGTTCCGAGGATATTACCTTTCCAAGGAAATACGTTTTATATCACAATTTAAGGGCATGGATTATCGATGCATTCAATATGTTGCAACTAAGCACGTTGTTACCCGCTTATCTATGCGCCTCCCCTTTTTTGAACGTCAACTGCAAGTTATTTACTACTTAGACCTTATTTGCAATATGGCTTTTCAAGCAGCATTGTCACTGTTAATTTTGTGTCTATTTCCACACAACCTTGCCATTCTTTTTCACGAAAACAACAATCAAGAACAAACTACGACCCTTGGACCTCTGGAAAAAGATATAACACTTTCAAAACTTGCAATATATTTGTTGAATCTGGAAGCCCGAGTTCATAGTCAAGAACAAGAAATCAAATCGTTGAAGATCCAGGAAGCGTCCAAAGAAAATGTTACCACTGTTTCCTTGAATAAGTTGATCTCGCAATATATAGACCTTAAGTTATCCTTTggaatgataaaacaaaacattgaccAAAACAACAACCAGACTGGACTACAAACCCTCGAAATGATACAGAAGAACATGGCACAGTCTATCCGATATTTGACGATGTCTCTACAAGAAAACGAGGTTCATGACAAAGAGGCAAACACAACGATTCACCAGGAGCTCGATCATTTAAATATGATGTATATGAACGAAATGCAAATTATGCATATTGAAATTCAGAACTATACTGGCAGCAAACAAAAAATCCACCAATATGAGGATATGTTAAAGTCAGCAGTTGATAATATAAGATCGGAGATAGAATTAATGCGGAGGCAACGTAGTTTTATCGAATATGGATTGAACATTTTTGACAAATTGCGGAGTGAGTATAGTGTAATGTCGTGAATTGTCAACCGTAACAAAGTATAGTGTCGTGTAGTGTTCTCTAGTGTAGTGTACTATAGCATACTATAGCATAGTTTAGTGTAGTGTAGTATGCTGTAGCTTAGTGTAgcgtaatatatatatatatatatatatatatatatatatatatatatatatatatatatatatatataaatatatatatatatatatatatatatatatatatatatatatatatatatatatatatatatatatatatatatatatatataaaataaaacgtctgaagatttttaacaatgaaagcgcttatgttttgcagttagtgttgctttttttcttttattataaatatatatatatatatatataatccaaaatgagtaaagttaatccacacaagtaataaataataaaaaataactatatatatatatatatatatatatatgtatatatatatatatatatatatatatccttttgGTGTCGCCTTTCATTGTAAAAcggaaattttttttgcaaatgttaCCACATTCTGAAATGCTTAAAGTGATTCTAATATGATACACGTAGTCaaggtttgtttttttctaGCAAGTTGTATTTACATTATTTCATACCATTGTTTCAGAAATCCGTCTTGTTGGAGATAATGTTATGTCTGGTAGAGTGGAGGTGATGCAGAATGGAACCTGGGGAACAGTCTGTGACGACCATTTTGATAACAATGCCGCTAAAGTAGTTTGTCGAATGATGGGACTGTCAA encodes:
- the LOC128174106 gene encoding uncharacterized protein LOC128174106; amino-acid sequence: MAFQAALSLLILCLFPHNLAILFHENNNQEQTTTLGPLEKDITLSKLAIYLLNLEARVHSQEQEIKSLKIQEASKENVTTVSLNKLISQYIDLKLSFGMIKQNIDQNNNQTGLQTLEMIQKNMAQSIRYLTMSLQENEVHDKEANTTIHQELDHLNMMYMNEMQIMHIEIQNYTGSKQKIHQYEDMLKSAVDNIRSEIELMRRQQIRLVGDNVMSGRVEVMQNGTWGTVCDDHFDNNAAKVVCRMMGLSTGNAVAYSDAHFGQGTGPIVFDDVVCNGNESKLSDCRHAALGYTDCSHSEDVGVSCG